One window of the Daphnia pulex isolate KAP4 chromosome 8, ASM2113471v1 genome contains the following:
- the LOC124199732 gene encoding kinesin-like protein CG14535 isoform X4 has protein sequence MLRVAGDPTASNFLSVDKKRKQLTLQEPGNNTSLTLASSSSSEKDHHQIAAEDRRVGVAAPKMFAFDGLFTTADDSQGDVAASVLSDIVTAVINGSDGCVFCFGHAQLGKTTTMVGSCLEDIGPGLMPTAIAWLFRGIGEQKNKTGARFSVRVSAVEIAGPAEVLRDLLAPHATESEESPGVYLRDDPLLGTQLQNQSELRAPTAEKAAFYLDAALAARTDSSSPDARFSHLLYTLHVYQYSVDRTPSRTGGHCSSSSGASGVAGGRSRLHLLDLGSCQQSGRAVTNGQSANTMTLSGLGNVLVALFNGQRHLPHREHKITQVLRECLGSLTCQAALVAHVAASSAYSETLATVQMASRVHRMRRRRMKYNNAGSGGSGSGGSSEDSSRLGLSRSSGGESSTGGSADPSSSEQSCDTVIYVGPIDDATDGEHPPVYLPSLNSGDNRCSMSRALRGSTVDRPAVQQQSGRSPVHHAKKETSAAPSRSPQIQRKVAKCDPAQQTNKQSGSVAGSNSEEQWIDGPRFNKTRISQARMQVVRHQREMWVDGPPVDPAVQMLPAVLPAVAPPVNQTPLGYGFMDQHKQGMIRQWVENQSVQQRHPAVRTSGQMWIDAQPRPAPEPGTPVKVLTVFKTCPDDEDEAKEVDSLAPVENIRSPRANRHPTPVKQSRRKAEPLLTEEVTASAAVAPSNPEQSVSEEKLNSLSGVGSASNVESVEPTASSLTLEQLYSQCEQLADSLVQEEERAAAAAATVEDSSTDGASDDLSAALDVTSEQVSISCDSWRRVRHRDEDDNNTVTDFKVCESESANQRGGRLHHSPMHGRGGDYSPEYIEVEEPDEPVPTQDSCLQVTEEDIAFSMMEALEAKCNDVRSLSSFTDGEEHPLRALSHDNLTIISHFTGETYSQGTASEWEPIGSSIFDPMPSSSAMDNTEFYQTQLEQLAKLHQQIYQQSIAGNAAGTLHPTPLSALTNCNIGSFKDLPLLTQDWNNVAVRTSPGRNGMGQDTRKAMVSTIGMELERELGIQDAHQASILSSLRHPDGASDPHLDQHSGKTYETVRPCEPQQQERLPGNGASTSDPEEEVAIKSNSANVAVTTGDLVPERDCKAVVLESNTEHEKVIHHKTPKLSRFFSGSKNKQQPSSVTKRNTATSMSGSPVPTPKASSSSAKASPKVEKRSKSRENTSKHNSPAKTLSKSPSRIDPTPSVSIPPSPKSQSSKSSNKKDKLKAASSSHKSPKKDSKSSWDGKSSGSKRDVKSYGFSYESCHQTAPSSLCPSEGYESGGSDSGVHLSAVSPIKNRRHAQPIQQQQQQIRRQHLMPIGEMSRKNFSSGTSTSGSGGSGGSAGHYESSGYESVIRDSECSSLGSSSQDSDREAVPLELAISTGKQSADIGQSSSCTIL, from the exons ATGTTGCGAGTGGCGGGCGACCCGACGGCTTCCAACTTTCTCAGCGTCGACAAAAAGCGCAAACAATTGACGCTCCAGGAGCCCGGTAATAACACGTCGCTGACGTTGGCGTCGTCTTCCTCGTCGGAGAAAGACCACCATCAAATCGCTGCCGAAGATCGACGCGTGGGAGTGGCCGCACCGAAAATGTTCGCCTTCGATGGCCTCTTCACCACCGCCGACGATTCACAG GGCGACGTTGCCGCCTCGGTGCTGAGTGACATTGTCACCGCCGTCATCAACGGCTCGGACGGATGCGTTTTCTGCTTCGGTCACGCTCAACTCG gtaaaacgacgacgatggtGGGTTCGTGTTTGGAAGACATCGGTCCCGGTCTGATGCCGACGGCCATTGCTTGGCTCTTCCGCGGGATTGGCGAGCAGAAGAACAAAACTGGCGCTAGGTTCTCGGTCCGCGTCTCAGCCGTGGAAATTGCCGGTCCTGCCGAAGTTCTCCGAGATCTCCTCGCTCCGCACGCAACCG AATCCGAAGAATCGCCGGGCGTGTATCTGCGTGACGATCCTCTGCTGGGCACCCAACTGCAGAATCAGAGTGAACTCCGAGCTCCGACCGCCGAAAAGGCCGCTTTCTATTTGGACGCTGCTCTGGCGGCCCGCACCGATTCCTCGTCGCCGGACGCCCGTTTCTCCCATTTGCTCTACACTCTGCACGTCTACCAGTACAGCGTCGATCGGACACCCAGCCGAACGGGTGGacattgcagcagcagcagtggcgcATCCGGAGTGGCTGGGGGACGTTCCCGCCTGCATTTGCTGGATCTTGGAAGTTGCCAGCAAAGCGGTCGGGCCGTGACAAACGGCCAATCGGCCAACACAATGACACTCTCCGGTCTGGGCAATGTATTGGTGGCTCTGTTCAACGGCCAGCGACATCTGCCCCATCGCGAACACAAAATCACCCAAGTCCTCCGCGAATGTCTGGGATCGCTCACCTGTCAGGCGGCCTTGGTCGCCCACGTTGCAGCTTCGTCCGCCTACTCGGAGACCCTGGCCACCGTACAGATGGCCTCCAGAGTCCATCGAATGAGGCGTAGGAGAATGAAG TACAACAATGCCGGATCAGGCGGTTCGGGATCAGGTGGAAGTAGCGAAGATTCGAGTCGATTGGGGCTTTCTCGATCCTCGGGCGGTGAAAGCTCTACAGGCGGATCAGCTGACCCGTCCAGCAGCGAGCAGTCATGTGACACTGTCATCTACGTAGGCCCGATCGATGACGCAACGGATGGCGAACACCCACCCGTTTATTTGCCCAGTCTCAATTCGGGCGATAACCGATGTTCCATGTCTCGGGCGCTCAGAGGCTCTACTGTTGATCGGCCGGCAGTCCAGCAACAGTCCGGCAGGAGTCCAGTGCATCACGCCAAGAAAGAAACTTCAGCCGCTCCTTCGCGATCACCGCAAATTCAGCGCAAAGTAGCCAAATGCGATCCTGCTCAGCAAACCAACAAACAGAGCGGCAGTGTCGCCGGTAGCAACAGCGAAGAGCAGTGGATCGACGGGCCGAGATTCAACAAAACGCGCATTTCTCAAGCTCGGATGCAAGTGGTGCGTCATCAACGGGAAATGTGGGTCGACGGGCCGCCAGTTGATCCCGCCGTTCAGATGCTGCCCGCAGTTCTACCTGCCGTCGCTCCTCCTGTCAATCAAACTCCGCTAGGATACGGTTTCATGGATCAGCACAAGCAGGGAATGATACGCCAATGGGTCGAAAATCAAAGTGTCCAG CAGCGACACCCAGCGGTGCGAACCAGCGGGCAAATGTGGATCGATGCTCAGCCCCGACCGGCCCCGGAGCCCGGCACTCCAGTCAAGGTCTTGACTGTTTTTAAGACGTGCCCGGATGACGAAGATGAGGCGAAAGAAGTCGATAGCTTGGCGCCCGTTGAAAATATCCGCTCGCCGAGAGCAAATCGCCATCCGACTCCAGTGAAGCAGTCTCGCAGAAAAGCCGAGCCTCTCTTAACGGAAGAAGTCACCGCCAGCGCCGCCGTCGCTCCATCCAATCCCGAACAGTCAGTCTCTGAAGAGAAGCTCAACTCGTTGAGCGGCGTTGGCAGCGCCAGCAACGTTGAAAGCGTTGAGCCGACGGCTTCCAGCTTAACGCTGGAACAGCTCTACTCGCAGTGCGAACAGCTGGCAGACTCGCTTGTCCAGGAAGAGGAGcgagccgccgccgccgccgccaccgtcgAGGATTCCTCCACCGACGGAGCCTCCGATGATCTTTCAGCGGCTTTGGATGTGACCTCCGAACAGGTTTCCATCAGCTGCGACTCGTGGAGGCGTGTCCGGCATCGCGACGAAGACGACAACAACACGGTGACGGATTTCAAAGTCTGCGAATCAGAGTCGGCTAACCAACGAGGTGGTCGCCTTCATCATTCCCCCATGCACGGCCGAGGTGGAGACTACAGTCCCGAATACATCGAGGTGGAAGAGCCCGACGAGCCGGTGCCCACGCAAGACTCTTGTCTTCAAGTGACCGAGGAGGATATCGCGTTTTCCATGATGGAAGCCTTGGAGGCCAAGTGCAACGATGTGCGCAGCTTGTCCAGTTTCACCGACGGCGAAGAACATCCGCTGCGAGCTCTTTCGCACGACAACTTGACCATCATTTCCCATTTTACCGGAGAAACTTATTCGCAAGGGACGGCCTCCGAATGGGAGCCCATTGGCTCTTCCATTTTCGACCCTATGCCATCGTCTTCAGCCATGGATAACACAGAGTTCTATCAAACGCAACTGGAACAGCTCGCCAAATTACACCAGCAAATCTACCAGCAGTCAATCGCCGGAAACGCTGCTGGAACCCTTCATCCCACGCCACTCAGTGCTCTTACCAACTGTAATATTGGCTCATTCAAG GATCTTCCACTGTTGACACAAGACTGGAACAACGTGGCCGTTAGGACCTCGCCCGGTAGAAATGGCATGGGCCAAGACACACGTAAAGCCATGGTCTCTACCATCGGCATGGAGCTGGAACGCGAATTGGGCATCCAAGACGCCCATCAAGCTTCGATTTTATCTTCACTGAGACATCCTGATGGTGCGTCCGATCCACATTTGGATCAGCATTCTGGGAAAACGTACGAGACTGTTCGCCCATG TGAGCCGCAGCAACAAGAACGGTTGCCTGGCAACGGGGCGTCCACCTCTGATCCCGAAGAAGAGGTCGCCATCAAATCTAATTCGGCTAATGTCGCCGTAACGACTGGTGACTTGGTACCTGAACGCGACTGCAAAGCCGTTGTCTTAGAGAGCAACACGGAGCACGAGAAAGTAATTCATCATAAAACACCTAAGCTAAGCCGGTTCTTCTCCGGTTCCAAGAACAAACAACAGCCGAGCTCCGTCACTAAGCGCAACACGGCCACGAGCATGAGTGGTAGCCCGGTACCAACTCCCAAAGCGTCATCGTCGTCCGCCAAAGCATCGCCCAAGGTCGAGAAGCGATCTAAGAGCCGGGAGAATACGAGTAAACACAATTCACCGGCCAAGACGCTCTCCAAGTCGCCGTCCCGCATCGATCCAACCCCTTCCGTCTCGATTCCCCCGTCTCCCAAGTCACAGTCGTCCAAATCCAGCAACAAGAAGGATAAACTGAAAGCGGCCAGTTCGTCGCACAAGAGTCCAAAGAAGGACTCGAAATCCAGCTGG GACGGAAAGTCTTCTGGATCAAAACGTGACGTCAAATCGTACGGTTTCAGCTACGAAAGCTGCCATCAAACGGCACCCAGTTCGCTGTGTCCCTCGGAGGGCTACGAAAGTGGAGGATCAGATTCCGGAGTTCACCTCAGTGCAGTCTCTCCCATCAAGAATCGTCGGCACGCCCAGCcgattcagcagcagcagcaacagattCGACGCCAACATTTGATGCCGATCGGCGAAATGTCCCGAAAGAATTTTTCCAGTGGGACGAGCACCAGTGGGTCGGGTGGCTCTGGAGGCTCCGCTGGCCATTACGAGAGTTCCGGTTATGAAAGTGTCATTCGCGACAGCGAATGCTCCAGCTTGGGTTCCAGTAGCCAAGATTCGGATCGCGAAGCTGTTCCCTTAGAACTTGCCATCAGCACTGGCAAACAATCTGCTGATATCG GTCAATCAAGCAGTTGCACAATACTTTAA